The stretch of DNA CTAAACCTGATgaccatcccccccacccccaaaaaaaagaaagaaagaagaagagaaaataagaaaatcctACATGTGGTTGTGATTACTGTGGTCAGTGGTTTTCCAACTTTAATGTGCATAATAGTCCACtgaaataaaatgcagattctgcaTCAATAGGCCTGAGCTCCTGTCTTCTAAAGGCCCCCTAGTATGATCACTTTGCTGATACGGACCCCGGCTCGTGGGATCTGactcattatggatgaaatgagacattcacacagatcACCGAATCcgatggaggaaaagggatgacatagcttttctctcaaggggagcaaaagcctctgcccttgctccaatgagcttttattgtcttactggacacCTTACAAGAAGGTCcttattaactatgcacaggcttgctttaggtggctacctattacagaaaacaaaggaaccaatgctgctaatcacatcacagcagagggatatttgcaaatgaaaaggcaaaagtagttgaactgtttacactcatccttagaaggtttagcatggattttaggaagttgctttgcagtaaatgtcctcaattcggggtgagggagttttagcaaaaagcaagactcatagctgCCTAGGTGCATTGCAGgactgattccccatgggagaacctaccTGTGGGCGTGGgttctgtgcatctcccagtgggagctgggcccccgtgcagaacagtctactacactTTGTGATGTATTTGATTgtataaccactatgctatacacctgaaactgtTAGAGTTAAacagtgaagaaggaaattgCATGGGTCCTGGTCAGGAGCCAAGAATATCTCAGGAAATTAGGAAATTGCATTATCTCAGGAAATTAGGAAATTGCATTAGAGTTAATTGCATGAATGCTTATCTTTGCCCACCAAGAGGAAATTTTGCCTACAGGTGCTGATATTGAAGTAACCAATGATTGTATGCCGCATTGTACAAATGTAGCCAATTGCTAAATGCCACCTCAGCTTCTGTACCAGGCTTGCTTGCTCactttctctataaaaatccGGTGAAACAGATGTAGGGCGCAACTCTCGGTTGTGGCTCTTAGGAGCTGAGTGCCTCCGGCACGTTTGGAAGAGTCCGCCCCTGCGCAGGTAACTAATTGgccttataaataaatttctacaaaataactgtccTCTGGTCTCCGTGTGAAATGTCTCGCTGCAAGAgaatataacaaaacaaatacaaaataatatttaatataaactatgtaattaaaaataaagaaaatatttttcaataaaaaataaataaaagctctgAGTGTTGCCTGGCTAATAATTCCCAAACCACATTTTCCAGTGATAAAGTTTgtgtaatatgttttaaaaaatgcaatagtAGAAACATGGTtactaagaagaaaatgaaataagctaCTTACATTATTAGACAAAGGGGTTGATGGAGGGTAGGAATCAGGTAACTTCTTAGACAGTAACTTTCACTTGGTGAGACTTTTccgttgatttgtttattatttattaaatgattgGTACAACAAGTTCAATTCAATCTCACATTTTTGTAGGAAAGTTGTTTTCACGTCACCCATAGgacatataaaatacacattgttACATAGTTTTCAtagcttctttaaatattttcctgaagGTCAGAAGTAATAAACTCTAGTGaggatatataaagaatatattttttaatttaaattgatgttattgacatttttgtgccaggtactgtgttgGGTTCtggaataataaataataagtagATAATAAATGGTAACtagataaataagtaataaataaatagaaaataaacaaataataaaacatagtttCTGCTCTTAAAAAATTTACAGTCTAATAAGAATGGGAAGGGATGTGGATATGGATTTGTGAAACACTAGCTATGATACAAGAAAAAAGGACATGTTAAATAGAAGTACAAGTAGTGTGCTACAGAAGAGGCAATTAATTCCACCTAAGGAAAGACTTCATTAATGTCCTGGTATTTAGGATTTTGAAATGACTCCTTCAAAAAATTCACATCTGCTTTCCAGTTTCTTAACTGTTCACCGACAGGAGGCTCACAGTCTGAACTCATCTGGGAATAACTCACTAAATAACAGACCAATTTTAGGAACCTCTTAGAACTTTCTTCAGggcttccttcatttctttattccgAAGGCTGTAGATCATAGGGTTGAAAAAAGGGGTCAAAACTGAGTAGAACAAAGTTGTGAACTTCTGCATACTCTCTGCTTGCCCTGTCCCTGGACTCACATATGTCATCATGACAGAACCatagaataaaaacacaacagCCAGGTGTGAGGAGCAGGTGGAAAAAGCCTTCTTCCGGCCAGCAACTGAGGGCACCTGCATTACAGCCTTCAGCACCAGGGTATAGGAGCCAATAATGTAGAAAAAGGTGGCAAAGATGAGGAGGGAGCTCATGGTGCCACACATGAGAACAGTCCCTGGAATTGGGACACAGGCTGAAGCCAGGTCCAACAGAGGACCCAGATCACACAGAAAGTCATCAATCACATTTGGGCCACAAAATGGTAGCTGGGTAACAAGTATCACCGGGATCAGAAACCAGAGGAAACCGTACAGCCAGCAAAAGGTGACCAGGCTGCTGCAGAACTTAGTAGTCATGACAGTGGGGTAGTGCAGGGGGCGGCAGATGGCCAGGAACCGGTCATAGGCCATGatggagagaaataaacattcagttgTGCCCAgtgagaagaagaaatacaactgGAGGAGGCACCGAGCAAAGGAGATGGTTTTGGTCTGGGAGAGGAAGTTGACCAGCATGTTGGGCACATCAGAGTTGACATAGCAGATCTCCAGGAAGGAGAAGTTAGCCAGCAGAATGTACATTGGAGTGTGGAGCCGGTGGTCCCAGCGCACTGCGCACACGATGGCCATATTCCCAAGGAGGGTCAGGATGTAAGTCATAAAGAatatggagaagagaaagatctgTATTTCCCAGCGGCAAGGGAATCCCAAGAGGATGAATTCACTCACAGTGTGAGAAATATTACTGGCCTCTGAGGTCATTTTCTTCCATCCTGGAAGAATTGCAGTAGAAATTACATATACAAAGGGGATTGTGTCTCCTGATTCCTCCCCAGGAGAGTGAGCACATGTTCCTGCTCATAGTGGAAGGGATCTAGACTAGTGGTTTCTATTTTTGATTGAGTGCCTCAACAATATAGTTGtgagtatacttttaaaatatgtgattatttacttttaaactaTATACAAACCACAGTCAACCAATATAGTAAATATTGGTGAAGATTTTGAAAGAAAGCGttcttagaattaaaataaaattaggaattcAGACATTTCCTTTCTGCATCCTTCATTGGGTTGCCTGGTACACCCAACTTTGCAGAACATTGGTCTAGACAATACAAATATGTGGCTGGGTCAAGCTAAATTGAGATGTACTTTGACATGGGCAATTCAATTCCAAAACAATTAGAATTGACATACACTGAATAAAATGGTAATATCAACTAAGTGACATAAAGGAGGGAACATGAGGCTTTGTAGCCAGATAGGAAAATAACTGCAGAGTGACTTTAAGCAAGTTACAATTTGCCTCCATTAAGGGATGATTTATAAGCCATTAGTAGTGTCTGTCCTCTCTCTGTAGGATGGTGTAATACATGGGCTCCAGACTTTGATATTGTCAGAATCATATGGAATAACCTTTGAAAGGTATAGAGTTGCGTGCCCCAGCTTCAGTTTGGGATCCACTGGTGTAGCTGAGCACGGGCATTTGTATTACAGAttttggctctgccacttcctcagGAGTATTTCCTCAGAGAAGGACTTAACTCATTACATTCTctctaaaatatgaataatattacCTTCATAACATGGATGACATGATAATTGCAGAAAATGATATATGCAAGAGCAGTTTACAAATTATACAATGctacaaaaatgtaaattattacaAACTGTTCAGGGATTattatgttgttattattatgatGCTAGATTATTTACTATCCCTTGTTAATCTTTATTAATTAGACTGATTTCAAAATACCAAAGAATGTTTTTGCTTGTAGAATTTTAGCCATGAGACAGGCtaagtatatgtatgtatgtatatacatgtgtgtgtatgaatagAAGAGTGCACCTCAGTCCTCTCAGACCATACCAGATACAACTTCCTAATAATCTTCCTTttaaggccatttttttttgttcagcaAACACACCAaagtgttctttttctcctttatagaTGGTCTTCTTGTAGGGGTACcattacaattttaaatgatcattattcatggtggccaagagatggaaacaaccaaagtgtcccttGACAGATGATTTGGtgcatttactcaatggaatactactcagcagtattttcatgagaaaagatgaaatactgccatttgatGACCATATGGATGGATGTTGAAAGTatcatggtaagtgaaataagtcagacagaaaaagttaaggaccatgtgatttcactgatatgtggaatataaaattgaaagcaacaaataaacaaacaaaaaaaaacaaacaaaaactcagacacagacagctgcatggtagttaccagagggaagcagtgtgggaggtgggggaagaggataaagggagtcaaatatatggtcAGGGGAGAtgatttgattttgggtggtgggcacacaatgcaacacacagatcttgtatcatagaaatgtacacctgaaacccatgtAATCTTATTATCCAATGttgtcccaataaatttaataaaaaataaatggtaggaTCTTTTCCCTGATGGCTACTCTGTAGTTTGTGTTAAGGCCACCTAGTGGAATCTGCCAAGCTCCTGAGTGATCCCTTCCCATACTGTTTACTCCCCACCCCATTCCAACACACCTGGCTCACCTGTGGGGTTTCTTGGGAAATGAGGATCAGACTGTACTCAAATGTTCATAACAGAGGAGCACCAAGAAATACTGTTTCAACACAGGCAGCCTTAAGACAACCAGGTTTTTGATGcaaccattttttctttctagtaaTCTTTGATTTTGTGGTTTAGTCAGCCCTGGAGAAAGCCTGACTATTTTGAATACAGGGGAATAGAGAGAAGTGTTTCTTAATTTTAGGCTTTGACCTAGGCCAAAGTTTAACCCAGAAGTTTGGAATGTGAGTCTATCATCCGTTTCAACTATTTTTCCCCTACTTTCCCGTTTTAGAAGCTCAGCTCACAATCTCTGTTCACATTTTCTTAACAAAACCGGttctcaggagaaaaataaattgaataaagaCATGCATAAACTCAAATGCAATGTTTGTGAATGTTTTCAGCAGTGTTCACTTCCTGTGTTATGTGCACAAGGGCACAGGACTAGGTAGCACACACACTGAATTTACTGGAGCAGCATTTACTAGGGGAAACTTGCAAACCTGGATCTGTCACAGGTGCTCATTATAACTTACAATGGTGCACAGAGATCTAGGGTGTTCCACTCCAAGAGGGCACCTCAGCCCTTGAACCGTGagttttcttttaactttgtcATTAGGGAAGTGTTAACTCTTCCCTTAACATGAGTAGGGCTGCAATATAATGTCAAGATGAAGAACACTTCATTTCTAGGCTCCAAGTTTGTGGCTAGGGGAAGGGGCACTGCCTCTTCTCCTGGCCCCATCTgtcactgaatttttaaagtgaGGGAAGGTAATGACTGAATTTCACCAACAGTCTCAGTTTATAAAGGTCTTAAGACTTTTAAATATtagctttcttttctatttttattgcctGTAATTTGATAAAATTCTTGTGTTTTATCTATGTCTttgattaaaatattatgtacaaCTTGAGAAAATGCTATTTCAGATCACTTAAAACTTTTTCTAGGGTAACATCTATTATAATCAACAATTGTAGAAAGCTGGCCaagctaaaaatataataatgatacaaaGGA from Phyllostomus discolor isolate MPI-MPIP mPhyDis1 chromosome 1, mPhyDis1.pri.v3, whole genome shotgun sequence encodes:
- the LOC114490330 gene encoding olfactory receptor 11H6-like, translating into MTSEASNISHTVSEFILLGFPCRWEIQIFLFSIFFMTYILTLLGNMAIVCAVRWDHRLHTPMYILLANFSFLEICYVNSDVPNMLVNFLSQTKTISFARCLLQLYFFFSLGTTECLFLSIMAYDRFLAICRPLHYPTVMTTKFCSSLVTFCWLYGFLWFLIPVILVTQLPFCGPNVIDDFLCDLGPLLDLASACVPIPGTVLMCGTMSSLLIFATFFYIIGSYTLVLKAVMQVPSVAGRKKAFSTCSSHLAVVFLFYGSVMMTYVSPGTGQAESMQKFTTLFYSVLTPFFNPMIYSLRNKEMKEALKKVLRGS